A DNA window from Deltaproteobacteria bacterium contains the following coding sequences:
- a CDS encoding TetR/AcrR family transcriptional regulator: MQFQKDDIKEKILAAARETFLTQGFSKASMRGIAKNASVSTSNMYNYFKNKEELFYAIVDPVFHHLANLRKEVFEYKANKDFNNQNFMQQFTEFVPKVMFEMIKKYRNELLLIMDCSQGTKYEQLKKMMATTMENNFTENIISRKKKRLLRDSFLMHILSMNLIEGILEITRNYKNDEWAKNNIDSLMKYHIRGMVEFFT, translated from the coding sequence ATGCAGTTTCAAAAAGATGACATAAAGGAAAAAATATTAGCTGCCGCCCGAGAAACGTTTTTAACACAGGGTTTTAGCAAGGCTTCTATGAGGGGAATTGCCAAAAATGCTTCTGTCAGCACCAGCAACATGTATAACTATTTCAAAAACAAGGAGGAGTTGTTTTACGCCATTGTCGATCCGGTTTTTCATCACCTGGCGAATCTCCGTAAAGAGGTCTTTGAATATAAAGCGAATAAAGATTTCAACAATCAAAACTTTATGCAGCAATTTACTGAATTTGTTCCCAAAGTGATGTTTGAAATGATCAAGAAATACCGCAACGAATTATTATTGATTATGGATTGCAGCCAAGGTACGAAATATGAACAATTAAAAAAGATGATGGCAACTACAATGGAAAATAATTTTACTGAGAATATAATATCAAGAAAAAAGAAAAGACTTCTGCGGGATAGTTTTTTAATGCACATTCTATCGATGAATCTGATCGAAGGTATCCTGGAAATAACGCGGAACTATAAAAATGATGAATGGGCAAAAAACAATATTGATTCTTTGATGAAGTATCATATCAGAGGCATGGTGGAGTTTTTTACCTGA
- a CDS encoding type II toxin-antitoxin system HicA family toxin, with amino-acid sequence MPKWKPCKRRDFIKKLKRIGFASPEPGGNHFYMRYGTYTFTVPSNQKYSVAQVKTLLKEIGQGIKRGIPLDEWERL; translated from the coding sequence ATGCCTAAGTGGAAACCCTGTAAACGAAGGGACTTTATAAAAAAACTGAAGAGGATCGGATTTGCCTCCCCTGAACCCGGTGGTAACCATTTCTATATGCGTTACGGAACCTATACCTTCACTGTACCCAGCAATCAGAAATACTCCGTAGCCCAGGTCAAGACGCTTCTGAAAGAGATTGGACAGGGAATAAAGAGAGGAATTCCATTAGATGAGTGGGAACGTCTGTGA